The Medicago truncatula cultivar Jemalong A17 chromosome 4, MtrunA17r5.0-ANR, whole genome shotgun sequence genome includes a region encoding these proteins:
- the LOC11414209 gene encoding proteasome subunit alpha type-1-B: MFRNQYHTDVATWSPAGGHFQVEYAMEAEYAMEAEYAMEAVKQGPAATDLRSKTHVVPACVNKANSELSSRQKKISEMFRNQYHTDIATWSPAGGHFQVEYAMEAEYAMEAEYAMEAVKQGPAATDLRSKTHVVPACVNKANSELSSRQKKISEMFRNQYHTDIATWSPAGGHFQVEYAMEAEYAMEAEYAMEAVKQGPAATDLRSKTHVVPACVNKANSELSSRQKKISEMFRNQYHTDIATWSPAGGHFQVEYAMEAEYAMEAVKQGPAATDLRSKTHSAAIGLRSKTHVVLACVNKANSELYYHQTKIFKIDDHIGVAIAGHGRVLSRYMRSECVNYNYTYESPLPVGRLVVQLANKAQVCTQRSWKRPYGVGLLVAGLDESEAHLYYNCPSGNYFEYQAVAIDSRSQAAKTYLERKFNNFTASSREDLIKDALIATRESLQGEELRSSVCTIAVVGVDEPFHILDQETVQQLIDTFEIVREEEAAPAEPEAAAEQDAATDQASGPDQGGARNQDQGGSPMGI; this comes from the exons ATGTTTAGAAATCAATACCATACCGACGTAGCAACATGGTCACCGGCGGGAGGACACTTCCAGGTGGAATACGCCATGGAAGCGGAATACGCCATGGAAGCGGAATACGCCATGGAAGCAGTTAAGCAAGGTCCAGCAGCAACAGATCTCCGATCCAAAACTCACGTGGTTCCCGCGTGTGTTAACAAAGCCAATTCCGAATTATCTTCTCGTCAGAAGAAGATCTCGGAGATGTTTAGAAATCAATACCATACCGACATAGCAACATGGTCACCGGCGGGAGGACACTTCCAGGTGGAATACGCCATGGAAGCGGAATACGCCATGGAAGCGGAATACGCCATGGAAGCAGTTAAGCAAGGTCCAGCAGCAACAGATCTCCGATCCAAAACTCACGTGGTTCCCGCGTGTGTTAACAAAGCCAATTCCGAATTATCTTCTCGTCAGAAGAAGATCTCGGAGATGTTTAGAAATCAATACCATACCGACATAGCAACATGGTCACCGGCGGGAGGACACTTCCAGGTGGAATACGCCATGGAAGCGGAATACGCCATGGAAGCGGAATACGCCATGGAAGCAGTTAAGCAAGGTCCAGCAGCAACAGATCTCCGATCCAAAACTCACGTGGTTCCCGCGTGTGTTAACAAAGCCAATTCCGAATTATCTTCTCGTCAGAAGAAGATCTCGGAGATGTTTAGAAATCAATACCATACCGACATAGCAACATGGTCACCGGCGGGAGGACACTTCCAG GTGGAATACGCCATGGAAGCGGAATACGCCATGGAAGCAGTTAAGCAAGGTCCAGCAGCAACAGATCTCCGATCAAAAACTCACTCAGCAGCAATAGGTCTCCGATCCAAAACTCACGTGGTTCTCGCGTGTGTTAACAAAGCCAATTCCGAATTATATTATCATCAGACGAAGATCTTCAAGATTGATGATCACATTGGGGTCGCCATCGCTGGACATGGCCGTGTTCTTTCGCGGTACATGAGATCTGAATGCGTTAACTATAATTACACTTATGAATCTCCGCTTCCCGTTGGTCGTCTCGTTGTTCAGCTCGCCAATAAGGCTCAG GTTTGCACTCAGCGGTCATGGAAGCGTCCTTATGGCGTTGGTCTTCTTGTAGCTGGATTAGATGAATCAGAGGCTCACCTCTATTACAACTGCCCAAGCGGAAACTATTTTGAATATCAGGCAGTTGCAATTGATTCACGCTCACAAGCTGCAAAGACATATTTGGAACGCAAATTTAACAACTTCACAGCCTCCTCCCGGGAAGATCTGATCAAGGATGCACTCATTGCAACTAGGGAGTCCTTGCAAGGTGAAGAGCTCAGGAGCTCCGTATGCACCATTGCTGTGGTTGGAGTTGATGAGCCATTCCACATTTTGGATCAAGAAACTGTTCAACAATTGATTGATACTTTTGAGATTGTGAGGGAGGAAGAAGCTGCACCTGCTGAACCTGAGGCTGCAGCTGAGCAGGATGCTGCCACGGATCAGGCTTCTGGTCCAGATCAAGGTGGTGCCCGAAACCAAGACCAAGGTGGTTCTCCAATGGGCATTTGA
- the LOC112421008 gene encoding zinc finger BED domain-containing protein RICESLEEPER 2-like, which translates to MLQSALVYRRAFYSLSLRDSNFKRCPTSEEWRRAEIMCEILKPFFTITNLISGSSYPTSNLYFGEIWKIECLIRSYLTSEDLLIQKMAESMKVKFDKYWSDYNVVLAVGAVLDPTKKFNFLKFAYEKLDPLTSEEKLKKVMTLGKLFSEYIKNGIPSNLSSSQVQPSYGGGTRITSSSYDEFEEYESQSSNNTGKSELDTYLDELWMPLSQEFDVLAFWKERSRRSPNLARMACDILSIPITTVASESVFSIGARVVNRYRS; encoded by the exons ATGCTACAGAGTGCGCTTGTTTATCGTCGTGCATTTTATAGCTTAAGTTTACGGGATTCAAATTTTAAGCGTTGTCCTACAAGTGAAGAGTGGAGAAGGGCTGAAATAATGTGTGAGATTTTGAAGCCATTTTTCACTATTACAAACTTGATATCTGGCTCTTCATATCCTACATCAAATCTGTACTTTGGTGAAATATGGAAGATTGAGTGCCTCATAAGATCTTATTTGACAAGTGAAGatcttttaattcaaaaaatggCTGAAAGTATGAAGGTGAAATTTGATAAGTATTGGAGTGactataatgttgttttggcaGTTGGGGCTGTTCTTGATCCAACCAAAAAGtttaactttttgaaatttGCTTATGAAAAACTTGACCCACTCACTAGTGAGGAGAAGTTGAAAAAAGTTATGACTTTGGGGAAGCTTTTTTCCGAGTACATCAAGAATGGAATTCCTTCTAATCTAAGCTCTTCACAAGTCCAGCCTAGCTATGGTGGAGGAACTCGAATTACATCATCTTCATATGAT GAATTTGAAGAATATGAAAGCCAATCAAGTAACAACACCGGAAAATCAGAACTTGATACTTATTTAGATGAGTTGTGGATGCCTCTATCTCAAGAATTTGATGTCTTAGctttttggaaggaaagaagTCGTAGAAGTCCAAATCTTGCAAGGATGGCTTGCGATATATTGAGTATTCCAATAACAACGGTGGCATCAGAATCTGTGTTTAGTATTGGCGCCCGAGTTGTGAATAGGTATAGAAGTTAA